Part of the Molothrus aeneus isolate 106 chromosome 8, BPBGC_Maene_1.0, whole genome shotgun sequence genome is shown below.
TGTAACCCCCACTGCTGTCTCAATTTCGTGCATGTTGTGAAGGAGAACCTTTCTTTTTCAGTGATCTTGTCAAAGTCTTGATGCTCATCTGCTGCTTCCCACTTGTAACTTTACACTTAGGCTGTTGGATCTGCTAAATACACACTGCAAAGTACGAAAGTCCTTTCTGAAAAtgcagtggtggtggtggtgtgggGAGCAGCTACGCTTCACTTACCCTCCCATAGAAACTTCTTGAAGCTACTGATTGAAACTGCTCAAAATGTCATGCACCGAGCAGTCTTAAAATTAGCAACAAGGAACTTTGCTTACCTCCTGTGCTTTTTGTTGTGCAGTGTGATGTCCAGGGTCAGAAATGCCTTATGTGGATCGCCAGAATCGCATCTGTGGTTTCTTAGACATTGAGGAAAATGAGAATAGTGGGAAATTCCTGCGGCGGTACTTCATCCTGGACACACAGGAGGACAACCTGGTGTGGTACATGGATAACCCACAGGTGAGCTGGTCCTGCCAGGAGTTTGTCTCAATTCTGGATTTTCTAACGAATTCGCAAAAGCAAAGTGGGGTTTAGTGTCGTGGACCTggaagctggggaaaaaaaatcattgtgtAAATGAAATAATTGTAAATCAGGTTAATATAACCAGATGAGCCAAATCACACACACCCTGGTGTTTTGTTCACCTTTAACCTTACGTGGTAGTGTGTGGTTTTCCTTGCATTACACATTGCTTTCCCTCAATAGAATCAGTCattgaaaagtaatttttaatgaacCCTGCAATTGCAGTCCAGCATGGATGGTGTATGAGTGAGGACAGCTTGTGTCCATTGGCATGGAGAGCagcctttagaaaaaaaaaaagctgcttttacaATGTGCCTGCATCCCTGTGTTTCCTAGCAGAGGCAAGAAGAGATAATTGCTGAAGGTTTGAGCACAGGATCCAGGTCAGCTGACAGCTGCCTGCCAGAAGAATATCCATGTACCcttctgccaggagcagcagagttaAAAAGCATCAGTCTGCTGTTCAAAGGAACCAgcaaaaacaaaatgtaaatgaGGTGCAGCTCGATGGATGTGACTTGTGACTGAAGCATTTAGCAGTTCTCgctgaggagaaaaagaatttctgCAAGTAACACAGGCTTCAAACATTTGATCTGAGTGAAAAGAAGCAATTCAGGGCGTGTGGACAAAATCTTGAAGTGCTGTAGTAATTGCAGTTCCTCAGAAGTTTTAAGACTTAATGATATTTGCAGTGCACACCCAGGCCTAGGTTAGGCCTTTTATTTTACATGCACAAATGAAAGGGTTTCTTGCAAGAGAAGAAACTTCTTGATTTTCTTCCACTGCAGTAATTTTGAAGAACTGCAGAGTTCTTGTAACTATGTGAAGGCCTTCCTAAATCCCTGAAGTGAATGGAAAATATGTGAGATGGCCTTTGAAGTATCTGGCATAATAGATGAATGTCACTTCTTgtcccttcctcctgccctggtcAAAGTACAAGAGACTCCAACATCTGTTAAGGAAAAAGTATTCTTTCCGGATTTCCTGGATGCAGAGCCACAAGAATCCTTTTTCCTCTAGTAAAATACATAAACCTCTGAAACAATTACTATTTGTATTGTTTCTAGCAGTCTTTCTGTTTTTAGTTAACAGATGTGTGTATAATAAACAAGTAGTTTAGATCCTGTTTCAAGCGTACATTGTGCATTGTCTATAAAAATATgtaggattttctttttgtttgtggCATTACTTGCTTTTTATGCATCAACACTGATTGTGGCATGAGAATAAACTAGTTTCACTTTGTAACATATGTGATTTGTTTCAGAATCTTCCCTCTGGATCTCCACCTGTTGGGGCCATTAAACTTACCTATATTTCAAAGGTGAGATAATTAATATGTGAGACACTCATTAAATTCTTGGTGGTAACTACCAAGGGCCTCAACTTCAGACAAATATAAATGCCACTTACTCCTTTTGCTTCTGTGATACTCCTGAACTAGAGAAGTGTTAAAACACTTCAATAGCTTCAGGTTAAAATAAGAACAGATTAATTACTGTGTTGTCTAAGTTTGTCTAGTGATTTCAAACAGCAGCTCTTTGTGCTCATAAAATTGACATTTCAGTTCTTTATGAGTATTCAATTTCCCATTAGTCTTGGCAAAAAGACAGGTCATTTATGAAGGGGAAGATGTCTTTGGGTGTGATACCTTGCAAGTAATAATTACTTGGAGTAGACAGGACagaaaaatttctaaaatatatttagtCCTTCACACTGTGTGTACAGTTAGTTCTAAATATGTCTGAAAGGGAACTGTGAACTAAGAAGTTTCCATGGTTAAATTTGTAGCAGATACTGCATTAACaaataaatggagaaaaatactttaccttttcttgtctttctgcTCATTTCTTGTTCTTCCTTTGCACTTTTTGTTGTCAATACTGCATCTTCCCAtcttccttttttgtctttcatttttgttttagttCTCTTTGTCATTATGCCTGAACCACCTTGCTGTGCTGCTAATCATTGAATTTACCCCCTTGAAACAGAATAAAACTTGTGATATCTGATGTGCATTTTGTgacatttataattttaatttcccttCTAGGTTAGCGATGCAACGAAGCTGAGGCCAAAGGCAGAGTTCTGTTTTGGTGAGTTTGACTTGTGCTGTGTGCATCAGGTGCCTTCTTCAGACATTTGGAACAGGGATAATGTTCTGCAGTTCTGCTACCAGCTACAGCTGGGAGTGTTTAAAAAATACCTTGTATTCACTTTCTTCTTTAGTATGATGGAAATGTTGGCTTCCTCATAaggtgtttttgtgttttttcataTTGCAGCTTAATGAGGAGTAGGTGAGAGGTGTTTTTTCAGATGTCTGAAATTTTTGAGGCATTAATAAGTAATGACAgttgttttcagaaatgtggTCTGCCTGTCAGCTGGGAAGACAAGAAATTTAACTATTGAAATCTGTTTTACTGATGAAAGAGTTGATTTAACTGATCTAAAAATACTCTCAGCCAATGCTCTTAAGTCAAATTTCAGCTTCTGTtgctgcacaaaaaaaaaaaaatattggggTGCCTTCTAGgtttaaatttgtttaaaatttacTGAAGCTTTAAATAATCCTAAAGCTCCTCCTGGTTTAGGCAAGTACCTGGTGTGTCAGTTCAGTGCCATCTACAGATTACAGATTCCTCTGCACATCTGTGCTTTGTCCTCAGCACTTGTAAAGTTTCTCCTGTCAGTGGGCCAGCTCTAAAACACCTTAGTGATCCAAGATGCTGGCTTAAATATCTCTAATTTATTAAAGAGTTTTCATACTTGGtagaggaaaaatacaaatttactGTCTTTATATTCAGATGGTTTTAATCACTGTAAAACCTATTTCAAGAATTagccatgattttttttttttttttgctgttacaCTGAAATGTCTTTGTTCTTTTTGGATAAAGGATGCCAGGGGCTGTGAGGTAGAGATATAAACTcattaaaatatgtttctctGCCAAGTCActaaagtaaaataatatttgtgTTGTAGCTGTCTTAAAGTTGTTTGGTCCTGTGCATCATATACTTAGTAATTAATACTGATTTtcccagaaattaaaaaaaaaaaattaaaaagtaaatcaGTGACCACAGTCATGTTTGTAATGTCACAAAGGATAACAGATTCTGGGCAGAGGATTAAAAGGAGGAATTGTAGAAGTCCCCAGGTATAAGACTTGTTGCATGGGGAAATTGAGAAAGAGGAAATGGAACTGTAGAATATTTTGATAAAATTCAAGACTTCATTTCTATGTCagaaaaaatcaattttcaaaGTTTGTATCATGCCATTTAAGTGGAGAGcttaaattactattttttagaATGAAGCAATCAAGTGGATTTATGTGCCTTAAGATGACTTCCTAAAACGAAACACAGCAGACCACTTAAATTCtttaaatggaattttcatctgaattcaaatattttcataatgaTATTAAGTTTGCTCTTAAATTTCAGTGTTGTTAACTTTTCATAATGGTTTTTAACAGTTATGAATGCAGGGATGAGAAAATACTTTCTACAAGCCAATGATCAGCAGGACCTAGTTGAATGGGTAAATGTTCTGAACAAAGCTACCAAAATCACAGTAAGTGGTTGAGTTGATCTTTAGCAGTGCTTTCAAATGGTGACTGTCTCAAGGTGCTTAAATGTAACCTTTGCCTCCAGTTTCTATCACCACAAACAAGTCTTGGCTTGACTTTGCAGTACTTGGAGAAACTGTAGAGAACTCCCCCTAAATTTGAGTTTAACTTTCTTTTTGGAAATTGGACAAAAGATTCTGTTTTTAATTACaggttaggattttttttctaataatttaaaattaactttgcATACTTAATATTATTTGAAGTATCCAGCAAGCAATGAAAAGATACACATACTTTTACCTGCTGTCAAAATTTGGTATTTCTTAAACTATCACGAAAATATTGATCAAGCTCCAAAGGCTCTCTCCTTATTTTGAGTAACATCCATGCAAAGAAGCATTGATGGTTCTTCTGGTAAatgttaaatttcttttctgggTTGTACCAGGACAAGTTGTTATCTCATGATAGAAACCCCCACGTGTTATCTCAGTCTTTTCAGGAGGCAGAAgttatggttttattttctccagtTTTGGGGAAGTGATGACAGTGAGCACTTCTGAGAGCACACCCCGACAAAGAAGGGGTTCTGAGCATGGGTGCACACTTTTGTGTTTGTTGTCAGTCACTTTCTCACTTTTGGGTTATCTGTGGATGTTTACATGAGTTCTTTGCACTGTTTTAATACAGCCCATTCTTTGCAGTTATAAAAATGCTACTgctaataaaaaattttaaaaaaacagaagcaCAAAGCCTTCTCACTTGGGTTTTTCATAAAGAGGATGCACCACAACCAGGCCTGAGCTGTTCCCAGTTGAAGAAATTAagtgaataaatgaataaatgattGCATCAATTTAGAGTGATTGCTGTTTATCATCTGTTTAGCTTGCATTTGAGATGGCTGGTGAAATCATTAGTATTTTGTCTTTGAAGGAACAAGGCTTTGAACAGCTCGAGTACAGTATTAAGTAAAGCCCATTATTGAATCAAATAATTAAGATCActcaattattttaatatgaGCATTACTTGCTGCAGATTGTAATCCTCCAAGACTCATTGCATGTTTTAGTCCTCTTGAGTGCTGATAATGTCAGAATGACTGTGAGCCTCTGCAGCCTAGCACACTGTGTACCCGTTGTTGAGTGCTGGTTGAAAATGCCTTTGTGTGAGGAGGTGGCTGTGGGCTTGGTCTGCAGCATTTTCAGTAGGAGTCTGTGACAGCTGAAGCACTTGCCCACAAAGCTGTAGCTGCAAACCCTGCTTTGCAAAGGCTGAGGCTCACTTATCCTTCAGTGCTGGACTTGGCTGGGGATGGAGTCCCTGGCAGAGGGGTGGCCAGCAGGACACTGTCCTAGGCTGACATCTGCTCTCAGCACTGTCTGTACTTCCCTGCAGGCTGCATTTTGTAAAATGAGCACTCCTGGGCACAGGAACTTGAATCACAGACTATAAAGTAGCTTTGCTTTCTTGTCTAGATCAGTTCAGTTCCAAGTTCTGAATGTGTCACAGTCTTGGATGGACAATTTGTGTGTCCTTCTTTCTGAAGGAGTTTGGATGTCCTCTGTAAATACCCAGTAGGTTGCTGGGTGAGGTATTTGGGTGTGAGACTTGATCTCCTCTTGTTGAAGTCACTTCAGATGTGCTATGTTAATATTAGAGGTGAAGGAGATTAGAAATGAAAAAGGTCTTGTAGTCACTGCATTTCTTAGGTTAAACAAGTTTACTCAGGAGACTGAGTAAACTTTTTAGATCAAAACACTTAGAGGGAAATCAAATTCATGTGGAATTTTGATGCCCTTAGTTGCACATTTGAGAGAATTATCTAATAGTTACTGATAGTTAGGTAGGCAGGCTCACTTTGGCCAGAATTTAGCAATACATGTATGATTAATGGGGGCAGTAACACAATCTTCATGCCAAGTACATGTGAGGACAAATGTCACAGTGGTCAGACACCCTGTGTGACCAAAGTCCCAGTGTTTATGgccttgctgtgctggctctgcaggcactggggcaTCTCCACCACTTTCTTACTAAAactgaaagcagctgaaaaataaagaacCAGTTCTCAGTGCTTCGTGAAGATTCAGTGATGCACTTAATCTTCAAAGCTTGCAACTGATTTCATGCACTGAAATGTCTTTGTTGGCACCACTTTCCTCTGGAGCACTAAAGCATAGTCATTACAACAAATTTTTGTATAAGCCATTTTTAGCCTTTTACAGTTAGTGACCATTTGTTAAATCCTGCTGAAAATGCCTCAAAATTCTTGAGTAATGCTCAGGGCTTTTGGCTTTTCTTCATGAAACTGATGTCAATTCTCACATTCCAACTGCAGGTACCAAAGCAGTCTGATCCTCTCTGCCAAATGGATAATGCAAATCGTCAAGCTGAAAGCCCAGGTGGAAAGAAGCAAGTCTCTTACAGGACAGAAATTGTTGGTGGTGTTCCCATCATTACACCCACCCAGGTAACACCCTCCAAACAAGTGGGTTAATATTTGACACACAAAGATGTACTTTTATATGCACCTTTTATTATACTGAGTGGAGGTTCTGAGGATTTTATTCCCTTTATATAAGATTTTAAAGATTTGCTTGAGTaccgatttttttttttgctcacaCATACCTGTTAGTATATTAATAATACTTTGTCTGTGTGAAATTAATTGTTGGTGTTAAGAGTGATGAAGTTCTGCCcctttaagagaaaaaaagaggaagaagttgtaaggaaaagtgagaaaaaagtTTGAGAGGCTGGATAAGCTTATGGAAGTAGAATCTGTGCAGTGCTAAAGATAGAACTGAATCTCTTGCTGAAAGTTTCCTGAGATGAAAATAGTTACAGATTAGATGAATATCATGTAAATGATATGTATGCTcccaaaatgcattaaaaaaggTGGTGAATTCTGTGTCTTGTAGTTCTAGAAATAACTTTTTGTTAGCTGTAGCCACCTCTAGTGTTTTGCCCATGTTACAAGTTTGCACTAAATACATGCATGAGTTTAAATCTGTACCATTTTTTTACTGAGTGTTTGTCAATATTATTTGAAAGTACTCAGCACATTCTTGGTTTAGTTTCTAAGAGCAGCTTGCAAGGACTCAGCCTTTGGGGAATCTCAGTTGTCTCTGGAAATCAGTTGGAATATTTTGTTCTTTCAATTTGGAAATGAGATTTGTGAGCATGGCATGACAAAGTTATTTCCTATTGTAACTACTATAGCTATGCCTTGacctttagaaaaataaaaaaacttgaGAGTATTCTGAactttcctgtgttttttctAGAAAGAAGAAGTCAGTGAGGGCAGTGAAGGGGCTGACAGGAATTATTTGAAGAGGTCACAAAGTCACCTTCCTTATTTTGCTGCTAAGCATCCCCCAGATAATGCCATTATCAAAGCTGGCTACTGTGTCAAACAAGGAGCAGTGGTAagtattattaaaaacaaaaggcaatTGACAGGGATTTTTTTACTACTGACAGTAATAAGGATtaattaaagataaaatttaTCCTCTAGTAGCACTTAATTTTTATCTGTGCTACTTCCTTTCATGACTTTCTTTAGTGTTGTGTTGTTGAGGATATTTTAGAGAGGCAAAGTGTGTTCCCAGACTTGCATGTAATGGTTGGTGCATGCAGCTGGGAATTCTCCTGTTCTACATTCTGTAGAGATCCTTATTTTGCTTACTAAACCATCTAAATTGGGACAGAAGTCCAGTGCCTGCTTTTTAAATCAGTCAAATGTTTAGAAAAAGCTGATTTTGCAGTTCAGAGGAAGAATTGTGCATCTTATCAGACTTATTAACACAAGTGGAGCTGTTCATGAGATGCCTTGCTAGAAGAAGGAACAGATAGTTCAGATTAAGCAAGATATACATCTTTGAGTTCTCAGACTCTTTTTATCTTGGATTATGAAGCTTCCTTTTATGACATCCcttttttagttaaaaataaaCTAGAAACCTGTGATGTATTGTCTTCCAGTTTTTCCCATAGAATAGTTCTGCTGCTGAGTTTCTACAGTTTGAATAAATCTTAGAAAATAGTAACtttaagaatttttaattttttaaatttttttccaaaaaaattattaattggGCAAAGTAATCCATAATTATCTTGGGGACACTAAAGATGCAAAATTTGTTATTATAATAAACTATAATGAAAACACTATTCCAAATGAATAGTTAGGAATTGCACAATATTGTACTATAGATAAAAGCTAGAATGGTAACTATAATTCAATATATTCATAATACATTACATGTAagtctattttattttatatgtaaaataaacaaatatttattattttcccttAACAGATGAAGAACTGGAAGAGAAGATACTTTCAATTAGATGAAAACACAATAGGATATTTCAAGTCTGAACTGGTAAGTTTCCAGTTCTGTGTTATTTTCCAGTGACAGTTACAAGGAATCTGCTTGTGTTTGAGAAATGtactctgctgctcctgcagctcttgaGCCTGTACTGTAATAACTTTTCATGactggaaagaacaaaaaaattaatgggaCAACTGTTCAATCTGTTTGGGAGCCTGCTCACaaagaacaataataaaatCTACTCTGCACTCACCCTGATTCTTGTATTAGTACTTTGTCATTTTACACTCTTATAAAATTAATTGTGTTGTTGTAATAGCTGATCACTCTGAGAAAGACAAAACTAATCTTGCAATTCTTCATTTAAAGTTAGAATTATGCTTTATCATCCAGATGATGGGATCTTCTCCCACACATTTGTTTCATCAGGGCAGCCAAGATGGACAAAAACCTCTTGATTTTCTGTTCAACAGCAACATTTGCCGAGTTTCTTTTAGCTTCATgacctttcttcttcctctgtcACTCTTAAGTTTTTGGCTGATTTTGACCAGATGTTACATGCCTTCaggtttcatttaaaaattaaatggctGGTTCTGAAGACACGTAAATGTGGGATTCCTTTTTTGGTAAAACAGACTAAATGTAAGAAAATCTGTACCTAAGGAATGAAACCTGAGTTGTAGAGTATTATAAATTAAGGAGAATTGAGTTTACAGGCCAAACATAAGATGTAAAATGTCAAGAACCTAAATTTCAGGCTGTTTTTGAAGTTAACTTTGATTTCATTTCTAATGAGGGCATCTGCAGCAGTAGCAGGGGTTTGATCTTGCATCATTATCTTTGTTAAGCTGTCAGCAGAGCAGTTCTGACTCACTGCCTATAAGAAAccctctatttttatttaaaaaacaaatctgaGCTCAGATTGCTCACAAACAAGTTCTAACCCAGTGAAGAATTGTACTGTGGGAGAGTGGAATTGAAGGATGGTAGAAATACTCTCACTTCCCGTGTTTCATTGTGTTCCTTGAGCCTGTGCCAGTCCACAGGAGCACAGTGCAATACAGGCAATAGGAGACCCAGAAAATGATCATTTCTGAGCTGGGCTTCTCCCCCCAAGAGGTGTCTGTACTCCAGAGATGATCTTCACAGTTGATGTATTactttgaaaatgcattttaatggaTGATTGAATCtaagaacagcagagaagagaTACAAGGAGCACTATAACTGAAAACATTGGGTTTTAAACTTTCTACATTTGATCTGCTAAAGAGCAAAATGATTAATGGAAACTGCTCTTGCAGCATGGTTACATTTGAGTGACATTTGCTGCTTGCTCAGCATAAATCTGCTAAGTATCTGTTACAGAAATGGTAGAGGAAGTCATTGCAGAGCTGAAAGCCTTTGTTTTATCTGGAAGTTGTAGCCAAGTGAAGCAATCCATTGTAACTTGGCCTAAAGAAATCACAGTAGGAGGTAAAATAAGTTGTTGCTTGTAGTTTACTGCAACAGCCACTAGAAAATAATAGTGTGTGTGATATTATGTTGTCATGGGAAAAGTGAAAGTGTTTCTGTTTGAATGTTCTcacttttttcctgttgtgtGAAACTTTAACACTTACTTTTGTTATGGTAACAGAATTTCTTTGAGAGTACTTGCTCTTTTGCAGGTGTTGAGGACTGGTTTCTTTGTAGTACTTTAAATTGTATTAAGTGTAGGGTACTGTTAATCTCACTTAAAGCCATGTCATGCAGTCCAATTAACATAGCATCTTCTATGGTAGCATTTCATAGCAGATTAATGTAAtcaaaattttaatgaaatgagCTGCTTGAGGCCAGGGTCAGTTGTCTGCTCTGTTTAGGGGAAGAGGACAGCATGGTTCTCTTCATTATAGTATGGAATTAatgttttgggaggttttgctACTTGATTTGCCCTCTTCTTCAT
Proteins encoded:
- the PLEKHA1 gene encoding pleckstrin homology domain-containing family A member 1 isoform X2, whose translation is MPYVDRQNRICGFLDIEENENSGKFLRRYFILDTQEDNLVWYMDNPQNLPSGSPPVGAIKLTYISKVSDATKLRPKAEFCFVMNAGMRKYFLQANDQQDLVEWVNVLNKATKITVPKQSDPLCQMDNANRQAESPGGKKQVSYRTEIVGGVPIITPTQKEEVSEGSEGADRNYLKRSQSHLPYFAAKHPPDNAIIKAGYCVKQGAVMKNWKRRYFQLDENTIGYFKSELEKEPLRVIPLKEVHKVQECKQSDIMMRDNLFEIVTTSRTFYVQADSPEDMHSWIKAISGAIVAQRGPGRSAASMRQARRLSNPCIQRYTSRTGECSTSIPNLLPSPAMLSVQPAHIPQPLTAALWPQPLTPNPLPWRNEDFTNLLPRPSQGATRSRLSLQENQLPK
- the PLEKHA1 gene encoding pleckstrin homology domain-containing family A member 1 isoform X1 → MPYVDRQNRICGFLDIEENENSGKFLRRYFILDTQEDNLVWYMDNPQNLPSGSPPVGAIKLTYISKVSDATKLRPKAEFCFVMNAGMRKYFLQANDQQDLVEWVNVLNKATKITVPKQSDPLCQMDNANRQAESPGGKKQVSYRTEIVGGVPIITPTQKEEVSEGSEGADRNYLKRSQSHLPYFAAKHPPDNAIIKAGYCVKQGAVMKNWKRRYFQLDENTIGYFKSELEKEPLRVIPLKEVHKVQECKQSDIMMRDNLFEIVTTSRTFYVQADSPEDMHSWIKAISGAIVAQRGPGRSAASEHPEPSAEPGHAVRAASSHSTAPHGSPLAPASHPKPPALEKRGFHESFTKAKPRSYKIQAVAPRESTSKVTDRGPWEPRSKNGTQEQDPGLVDLDDASLPVSDV
- the PLEKHA1 gene encoding pleckstrin homology domain-containing family A member 1 isoform X3; translation: MPYVDRQNRICGFLDIEENENSGKFLRRYFILDTQEDNLVWYMDNPQNLPSGSPPVGAIKLTYISKVSDATKLRPKAEFCFVMNAGMRKYFLQANDQQDLVEWVNVLNKATKITVPKQSDPLCQMDNANRQAESPGGKKQVSYRTEIVGGVPIITPTQKEEVSEGSEGADRNYLKRSQSHLPYFAAKHPPDNAIIKAGYCVKQGAVMKNWKRRYFQLDENTIGYFKSELEKEPLRVIPLKEVHKVQECKQSDIMMRDNLFEIVTTSRTFYVQADSPEDMHSWIKAISGAIVAQRGPGRSAASMRQARRLSNPCIQRSIPNLLPSPAMLSVQPAHIPQPLTAALWPQPLTPNPLPWRNEDFTNLLPRPSQGATRSRLSLQENQLPK